The following are encoded in a window of Bacillus sp. SORGH_AS_0510 genomic DNA:
- a CDS encoding MFS transporter → MEKQNSRYRWVVFATVLFAYGLIVSQRTAPGLISDQLMKDFSLTASTIGLLTSIQFFAYAGLQIPIGILSDRFGPNFFLVIGALLNGIGTLIYSVAPNEYALLFARFLAGIGDATIWVNLVLILSQWFKVNEFVRLLGFAGMTGSLGFLLATVPYSAWIAEAGWRTPFFTTGVVLVLAGLLLYYVLVRKPKQLFKNEDKKVVKPKKEREKTLVLLRRIFSDRQAWATFLCHFGVVGTYVGFIGSWAVPYGMHVYGMSRSGSSQLIMIGLVGALLGAPLTSWISSRVDSIKRPYIVVHLLVLISWISFLVLNGKPSYPMLVLIFFVIGYGNGASALTFAVVRKSFDIKVVGVVSGVANTGGFLSAVLLPGIFGKVLDHFHSSPVNVGYHYGFIIPVIFSLIGLIGGVMIKEQRREAKQRRQAVV, encoded by the coding sequence TTGGAAAAACAGAATAGCAGGTACAGATGGGTTGTGTTTGCCACAGTGTTATTTGCGTATGGTCTTATTGTGAGCCAGCGAACAGCCCCGGGATTGATTTCCGATCAACTAATGAAGGATTTCAGCCTAACCGCATCTACCATCGGATTATTAACAAGTATACAATTTTTTGCCTATGCGGGGCTGCAGATTCCGATTGGAATCCTGTCTGACCGTTTTGGGCCGAACTTTTTCCTCGTAATCGGGGCACTTCTAAATGGAATCGGAACACTCATTTACAGTGTGGCGCCGAATGAATATGCCCTTTTATTTGCTCGCTTTTTAGCGGGGATTGGGGATGCAACTATTTGGGTCAATTTGGTGTTGATTTTAAGTCAATGGTTTAAGGTGAACGAATTTGTCCGTTTGCTTGGGTTTGCGGGAATGACAGGCAGTTTGGGATTCCTATTGGCAACTGTACCCTACTCCGCCTGGATCGCTGAAGCAGGCTGGCGAACACCGTTTTTCACAACGGGTGTTGTGTTAGTTTTAGCAGGGCTTCTTTTGTATTATGTATTAGTTAGAAAACCAAAGCAGTTATTTAAGAATGAAGATAAAAAAGTTGTCAAACCAAAGAAGGAACGGGAAAAAACACTAGTTTTACTGCGTCGAATCTTTTCGGACCGACAGGCATGGGCTACTTTCCTTTGTCACTTTGGCGTGGTGGGTACGTATGTCGGATTTATCGGCTCGTGGGCCGTACCATATGGAATGCATGTGTATGGCATGTCGCGTTCTGGTTCTAGTCAGCTGATTATGATTGGATTGGTCGGAGCTCTTTTGGGTGCACCTCTGACTAGCTGGATCTCAAGCCGAGTCGATTCGATTAAACGTCCGTATATTGTAGTGCATTTACTTGTCTTGATCAGTTGGATTTCGTTTTTAGTATTGAACGGGAAGCCTTCCTATCCGATGCTAGTTCTAATCTTTTTCGTCATCGGCTACGGAAATGGAGCAAGTGCGCTGACGTTTGCTGTCGTACGGAAATCATTTGATATCAAGGTTGTTGGTGTCGTGTCAGGAGTAGCCAATACCGGTGGTTTTCTAAGCGCCGTCCTATTACCAGGGATTTTCGGGAAGGTACTCGACCATTTCCACTCTTCGCCGGTGAACGTCGGCTATCACTATGGATTTATCATTCCGGTTATCTTTTCGCTGATTGGTTTGATTGGCGGAGTGATGATCAAGGAACAGCGTCGGGAAGCCAAACAGCGGCGGCAAGCCGTCGTATAG